One Antennarius striatus isolate MH-2024 chromosome 17, ASM4005453v1, whole genome shotgun sequence genomic window carries:
- the noxred1 gene encoding NADP-dependent oxidoreductase domain-containing protein 1: protein MGDVFAGLNSLSFEAGLTEDEKELLYLRARTAGLQYCGSAHAVFLCELVHTLRGMISRRTAKSPAGNDDLCVGILGMGRMGKKLLLFLLAKSGIRPSYIKVSTRRPESAEELIHTEVECFFDNRRLASWADILFLCCLPSHLPKVCADLHSNLSKSCLVYSFTSAVPCSRLSQLLGHDFILKPQYDLVVCDTMDVWLSCSPLSDPLLIELSCPLSMSGGITLSPKWVCGLLYILLNICTAAGLGSSDALSLINSLLKKCPHTAELNVQSFISEANAPCLPKEECFPWISLTNVQTKDTPLLAVLSSSNSIQPCISAAYKSLMKTAANTDTL from the exons ATGGGAGATGTGTTTGCTGGTTTGAACAGTCTTTCTTTTGAGGCTGGTCTCACTGAGGATGAGAAAGAGCTTCTTTATCTGCGTGCGCGCACGGCTGGACTCCAGTACTGCGGGAGCGCGCACGCAGTTTTCCTCTGCGAGCTCGTGCACACGTTGAG AGGTATGATCAGTCGTCGCACTGCAAAATCCCCTGCAGGAAATGATGACCTCTGTGTTGGGATACTTGGGATGGGTCGCATGGGGAAAAAGttgctcctctttctccttgcAAAGTCTGGCATCAGACCATCATATATTAAGGTTTCCACTAGAAGACCCGAATCTGCag aGGAATTAATCCACACAGAAGTTGAATGTTTCTTTGACAATCGCAGACTGGCCTCATGGGCAGACATTTTGTTCCTCTGCTGTCTGCCCTCTCATCTCCCAAAAGTTTGTGCTGATCTCCACTCTAACCTGTCAAAGAGCTGTCTCGTGTACAGCTTTACTTCTGCTGTGCCTTGCTCTAG ATTATCACAGCTTCTAGGACACGATTTCATTCTCAAACCACAGTATGACCTTGTGGTGTGTGACACCATGGATGTGTGGCTGTCCTGCTCTCCTCTGTCAGATCCTTTGCTGATAGAGctatcatgtcctctttcaatgAGTG GTGGTATTACTCTGAGTCCAAAATGGGTGTGTGGATTGTTGTACATCCTGCTGAATATCTGCACCGCTGCTGGTTTGGGATCCAGTGATGCACTATCACTGATCAACAGTCTCCTCAAGAAGTGCCCACACACAGCGGAATTGAATGTTCAAAGCTTTATCAGTGAAGCAAATGCACCATGTCTTCCTAAAGAGGA GTGTTTCCCCTGGATTTCTCTCACTAATGTCCAAACAAAGGATACACCACTGCTGGCTGTTCTTTCAAGCAGTAATTCCATACAACCGTGCATCTCTGCAGCCTACAAGTCTCTgatgaaaacagcagcaaacacCGACACTCTTTAG
- the tmed8 gene encoding protein TMED8, whose amino-acid sequence MERPGAASELQSRLSSLSLSAFPGVEPEQFVHQPLARLQNTDLSQSSTPITKQADMEESKEDSGQHAQAAAEQAHGEGDKENNTAGSSQLSAEMKAQMPPLAPPTTWTSAALKELKAKLRMEQDSVVTVYRGDIMTVHVPTVPEASKVCWEFATDGYDIGFGIYFDWSPVTDRSITVHISESSDDEDEEEELEGQVGNGDVEKGSKNQTSSNLAEILPVYRQDSHLSVNGGSHDFPGEGTYLLKFDNSYSLWRNKTLYYRVYYSA is encoded by the exons ATGGAGAGACCCGGGGCGGCATCAGAGCTCCAGTCGCGGCTGTCTTCACTCTCCCTGTCTGCGTTCCCCGGTGTAGAACCCGAACAGTTCGTCCACCAGCCGCTGGCCAG GCTCCAGAACACGGATCTGTCACAGAGCTCTACCCCGATCACAAAGCAAGCTGACATGGAGGAAAGCAAGGAGGATTCAGGGCAACATGCACAG GCGGCTGCTGAGCAAGCCCATGGGGAAGGAGACAAGGAGAACAACACTGCTGGGAGCAGTCAGCTCTCTGCTGAGATGAAGG CCCAGATGCCGCCTCTGGCACCTCCAACAACATGGACATCTGCTGCCcttaaagaactgaaggcaAAGCTTCGGATGGAGCAGGACAGTGTGGTCACAGTGTACAGAGGCGACATCATGACGGTTCACGTGCCCACCGTCCCCGAGGCCAGCAAAGTGTGCTGGGAGTTTGCTACGGATGGTTATGACATTGGCTTTGGCATTTATTTTGACTGGAGTCCAGTCACAGACCGGTCTATCACTGTGCACATCAGTGAGTcaagtgatgatgaagatgaagaggaggagctggaag GGCAAGTTGGTAATGGAGATGTGGAGAAGGGCTCCAAAAACCAAACCAGCTCAAACTTGGCAGAAATCCTACCTGTATACCGCCAGGACAGCCACTTGTCAGTGAACGGGGGCAGCCATGATTTTCCCGGTGAAGGCACTTACCTCCTGAAGTTTGATAACTCCTACTCACTATGGCGAAATAAAACTCTTTACTATAGAGTTTATTACAGTGCCTGA